The following are encoded in a window of Streptococcus pasteurianus genomic DNA:
- a CDS encoding RluA family pseudouridine synthase: MTLSFTLKNSYPDCTVKELLEEHLLIPRKIRHFLRTKKHLLINGEMINWQSLVKTGDTIHLIFDDDDYPQKEIPFGQAELVDCLYQDEHLIIVNKPEGMKTHGNEPNEITLLNHVSAYVGQTCYVIHRLDMETSGAVMFAKNPFVLPILNRLLENKDIAREYWALVQGKFEPKHQVFQDKIGRDRHDRRKRVIDRKNGQTALTIVDRLKVFPNGTLVKCRLKTGRTHQIRVHLSAHNHAIIGDPLYSKIPAKRLMLHAHKLSFTHPFTLEKISVEAKSQTFEAGLS; encoded by the coding sequence ATGACTTTATCATTTACGCTTAAAAATTCTTATCCAGACTGCACGGTCAAAGAACTTTTAGAGGAGCATTTGCTCATTCCACGAAAAATTCGCCACTTCTTGCGCACTAAAAAACATCTTCTTATCAACGGAGAAATGATTAATTGGCAAAGTTTGGTCAAAACTGGTGACACGATTCATTTAATTTTTGATGATGACGATTATCCCCAAAAAGAGATTCCTTTTGGACAAGCTGAGCTGGTTGATTGTCTTTACCAAGACGAGCACCTCATCATCGTCAACAAACCAGAAGGCATGAAAACCCATGGCAACGAACCCAATGAAATTACTCTGCTTAACCACGTCTCTGCCTATGTCGGACAAACGTGCTATGTGATTCACCGTTTAGACATGGAAACTAGCGGAGCTGTCATGTTTGCCAAAAATCCTTTTGTTTTGCCAATCCTCAATCGCCTGCTAGAAAACAAAGACATTGCTCGCGAATACTGGGCTTTGGTGCAAGGAAAATTCGAACCCAAACACCAAGTCTTTCAAGATAAAATTGGGCGCGACCGTCATGACCGTAGAAAGCGCGTGATTGACCGCAAAAATGGGCAAACTGCCTTAACCATCGTTGACCGACTCAAAGTTTTTCCAAATGGAACTCTGGTCAAATGCCGCTTAAAGACGGGACGCACACATCAGATTCGTGTGCACTTATCAGCTCACAACCATGCCATTATCGGCGACCCACTTTATAGCAAAATCCCTGCCAAACGTCTTATGCTACATGCGCACAAATTAAGTTTCACCCACCCATTTACCCTTGAAAAAATCAGCGTTGAAGCCAAATCTCAAACCTTTGAAGCAGGCTTATCATAA
- the pbp2a gene encoding penicillin-binding protein PBP2A has translation MTKLKMIKEKILSLFNDIKERISSHNHSKRNSSEEELSGATVNEFETDKTEEKEATPTYQRSKGHHEKVKKSPAWVQKISRFMPSTKNPIRRFWRRYRIGKILLILTGIGVLAIGSYLYFVAKSTNVSDLQDALKATTVIYDQNGDQVGSLSGQKGTYVELDAISDNMKNAVIATEDRTFYENSGINYSRFFLALFTFGHFGGGSTITQQLAKNAYLSQEQTITRKAKEFFLALELTKKYTKDEILTMYLNNAYFGNSVWGIEDASQKYFGTSAANLTIEQSAILAGMLKGPEIYNPYYSIENATNRRNTVLNVMVDAGKITQEEADEAEQVDISSELNDTYTGTSDDYQYASYFDAVIQESEETYGLSEDDIVNNGYKIYTELDQNYQANMQAIFDNTSYFPTSDYDGESAQGASVAMDPSTGAVRGLVGRVSSTSAIFRSFNYATQASRSPGSTIKPLVVYSPAVASGYSITTELPNTVQDYDGYAPTNYGGIETDDLPMYQALANSYNIPAVYLLNEIGISKGIGYGKKFGLNMDNVNEELGIALGGGVTTNPLEMAQAYSTFANGGVMPKAHLITKIENASGDVIAEFKQSNKRVISQSVANKMTSMMLGTFSNGSAINANAYGYTMAGKTGTVEASFNEDLTSDQWVIGYTPDVVIAQWIGYDSTDENHYLTDASSGTASTIFSAVASSILPYTAGTEFTVENAYSQNGYDLVYSTDDSTDTSSSSSSSSSDSILDKVQESAQNAGDTIGRAVKDAWDSFSSWFNSQTN, from the coding sequence ATGACAAAATTAAAAATGATTAAAGAAAAAATTCTTTCTTTGTTTAACGACATCAAGGAGAGAATATCTTCTCACAATCACAGTAAGCGTAACTCATCTGAGGAGGAGTTATCAGGCGCTACTGTCAATGAATTTGAAACAGACAAAACGGAAGAGAAAGAAGCAACACCAACGTATCAGCGAAGCAAAGGACACCACGAAAAGGTGAAAAAATCACCTGCTTGGGTGCAAAAAATCTCTCGCTTCATGCCCTCCACCAAAAATCCAATCCGACGTTTCTGGCGTCGCTACCGTATCGGAAAAATTCTGCTTATTTTAACGGGAATTGGTGTTTTAGCGATTGGTTCTTACCTTTACTTTGTCGCCAAATCAACGAATGTTTCGGATTTGCAAGATGCTTTGAAAGCAACAACTGTCATTTATGACCAAAATGGTGATCAAGTTGGTTCGCTTTCAGGTCAAAAAGGAACGTATGTCGAATTAGACGCTATTAGTGATAACATGAAAAATGCGGTTATTGCAACCGAGGATCGAACTTTCTATGAAAATAGCGGGATTAATTATTCACGTTTTTTCTTGGCTCTGTTCACCTTTGGGCACTTTGGTGGTGGTTCGACAATCACCCAGCAATTAGCTAAGAATGCTTATCTGAGTCAAGAACAGACAATCACCCGAAAAGCCAAGGAATTTTTCCTCGCGCTCGAGTTAACCAAAAAATACACCAAAGATGAAATATTGACCATGTATCTGAACAATGCTTATTTTGGAAATTCGGTCTGGGGGATTGAGGACGCAAGTCAAAAATATTTTGGCACTAGCGCAGCAAATTTAACCATTGAACAATCAGCGATTCTTGCTGGGATGTTGAAAGGTCCTGAAATTTACAATCCTTATTATTCTATTGAAAATGCGACAAATCGCCGTAATACGGTTCTAAATGTTATGGTTGATGCCGGTAAAATCACGCAGGAAGAAGCTGATGAAGCTGAGCAAGTTGATATTTCCAGCGAGCTTAACGATACCTATACAGGGACTTCTGATGATTACCAATACGCTTCTTATTTTGATGCGGTTATTCAGGAATCTGAGGAAACATATGGCTTATCAGAAGATGATATTGTCAATAATGGTTATAAAATTTACACAGAGCTTGACCAAAATTATCAAGCCAATATGCAGGCTATTTTTGATAATACTTCTTACTTCCCAACATCAGATTATGACGGTGAAAGCGCCCAAGGTGCAAGTGTTGCTATGGATCCATCAACGGGGGCTGTTCGTGGTTTGGTAGGGCGTGTTAGCTCAACCTCTGCAATCTTCCGAAGTTTCAATTATGCGACACAAGCATCACGTAGCCCTGGTTCAACCATCAAACCTCTGGTGGTTTATTCACCAGCAGTTGCTTCAGGTTATTCAATTACAACTGAATTGCCAAATACGGTTCAGGACTACGATGGCTATGCACCAACAAACTATGGTGGCATTGAGACAGACGATTTGCCGATGTATCAAGCATTAGCTAATTCTTACAATATCCCTGCTGTTTACCTATTAAATGAAATTGGTATCAGTAAGGGAATTGGTTACGGTAAGAAATTTGGTCTCAACATGGACAACGTCAACGAGGAATTGGGTATTGCACTCGGTGGTGGTGTCACAACGAATCCACTTGAAATGGCGCAAGCCTATTCAACCTTTGCTAATGGTGGTGTGATGCCAAAAGCTCATTTGATTACCAAAATTGAAAATGCTAGTGGTGATGTGATTGCAGAATTTAAACAGTCCAATAAACGTGTCATTAGTCAATCCGTAGCAAATAAGATGACAAGCATGATGCTTGGAACATTTTCAAACGGCTCTGCTATTAACGCTAATGCTTATGGTTACACGATGGCAGGTAAGACAGGTACCGTGGAAGCAAGCTTCAATGAAGACTTGACAAGTGACCAATGGGTAATTGGCTATACGCCTGATGTCGTTATTGCTCAATGGATTGGTTATGATTCGACTGATGAAAATCACTACCTAACCGACGCAAGTTCGGGAACGGCATCGACCATCTTTAGTGCGGTAGCAAGTAGCATTTTACCATATACGGCAGGAACAGAGTTTACCGTCGAAAATGCTTATAGCCAGAATGGATACGATTTAGTTTATAGCACCGATGATTCAACAGATACAAGCAGTAGCAGTTCGTCATCAAGCTCTGACAGTATCCTTGATAAAGTGCAAGAATCCGCACAAAACGCTGGCGACACGATTGGACGAGCGGTTAAAGACGCTTGGGATAGTTTCTCAAGTTGGTTTAACAGCCAGACGAACTAA
- the rpmG gene encoding 50S ribosomal protein L33 encodes MAQKKASLACTECGSRNYSIGVSSNPKPVRLEVNKFCKHCKKYTLHKETR; translated from the coding sequence ATGGCACAGAAAAAAGCAAGTTTAGCTTGTACAGAATGTGGAAGCCGTAACTACTCTATCGGAGTTAGTAGTAATCCAAAGCCTGTACGACTAGAAGTTAATAAATTTTGTAAACATTGTAAAAAATACACACTACATAAAGAAACACGTTAA
- the secE gene encoding preprotein translocase subunit SecE: MAFIKGVFTILKDTTWPNRKQRWKDFISVLEYTAFFTIVIFIFDKLLSLGVTDLLNRF, encoded by the coding sequence GTGGCATTCATTAAGGGAGTTTTTACGATTTTAAAAGACACAACATGGCCAAATCGTAAACAACGTTGGAAAGATTTTATTTCTGTACTTGAATATACAGCATTCTTTACCATTGTTATTTTCATTTTCGATAAATTGCTCTCACTTGGAGTGACAGATTTATTGAATCGTTTTTAA